From a region of the Paenibacillus lutimineralis genome:
- the metG gene encoding methionine--tRNA ligase yields MSDKKTFYITTPIYYPSAKLHIGHAYTTVAGDAIARYKRLRGYDVRYLTGSDEHGQKIEQKAKESGKTPQQFVDDIVVGIKELWKKLDISNDDYIRTTEPRHKEVVAEIFDRLLKKGDIYKGEYEGWYSIPDETYYTESQLVDVIKNEKGEVIGGKSPESGHPVELVKEESYFFRMSNYVDRLLKYYEENPEFIQPESRKNEMINNFIKPGLEDLAVSRTTFDWGVKVKGDPKHVVYVWIDALTNYITALGYGSDNEEMFNRYWPADVHLVGKEIVRFHTIYWPIMLMALDLPLPKKVFGHGWLLMKGGKMSKSKGNVVDPNVLIDRYGLDATRYYLLREVPFGADGSFTPESFVQRVNSDLANDLGNLLNRTVAMVGKYFEGIVPAYRPNVTAYDADLADMALRTVEKVEEVMENLEFSVALTAISAFISRTNKYIDETQPWTLAKDEAKRDELASVMVNLVESLRIISILLQPFLTKAPAKIWEQLGITPGELTAWDSAKSFGLIPAGTTMGKGEPIFPRLEVEKEIEFIDNSMTGGVSAAAEAAPDSSKPVVEQPELKEEIGIDDFAKVELRVAEVLACEPVPKADKLLKLQLDLGFEQRQVVSGIAKFYKPEELVGRKVICVTNLKPVKLRGELSQGMILAASQGDQLTLATVPESMPNGAVVK; encoded by the coding sequence ATGTCTGACAAGAAAACCTTCTACATCACGACGCCGATTTATTATCCGAGCGCTAAACTGCATATCGGCCATGCTTATACGACCGTGGCCGGCGATGCTATAGCACGCTACAAAAGGTTGCGCGGCTATGATGTTCGCTATTTGACAGGATCGGATGAACATGGGCAAAAAATCGAGCAAAAAGCTAAGGAGAGTGGGAAAACCCCGCAGCAGTTCGTCGATGATATTGTTGTTGGCATTAAGGAGCTGTGGAAGAAGCTTGACATTTCTAATGATGACTACATTCGTACGACGGAACCACGCCATAAAGAGGTTGTGGCCGAGATTTTTGATCGTCTGTTGAAGAAGGGCGACATTTATAAGGGCGAGTACGAAGGCTGGTACAGCATTCCTGATGAGACTTATTATACAGAGTCGCAATTGGTGGATGTCATCAAGAATGAGAAGGGGGAAGTCATCGGCGGCAAAAGTCCGGAAAGTGGTCACCCGGTAGAGCTGGTGAAGGAGGAATCCTATTTCTTCCGGATGAGCAATTATGTCGATCGTCTGCTGAAGTATTACGAGGAAAATCCCGAATTCATTCAACCTGAATCACGTAAGAACGAAATGATTAACAATTTCATCAAACCTGGTCTTGAGGACTTGGCTGTGTCCCGTACTACCTTCGATTGGGGCGTTAAAGTCAAGGGCGATCCGAAGCATGTCGTCTATGTGTGGATCGATGCTCTGACCAATTATATTACTGCCCTGGGCTATGGCAGTGATAACGAAGAGATGTTCAACCGTTATTGGCCTGCCGATGTGCATCTGGTAGGTAAGGAAATCGTTCGCTTCCATACGATTTATTGGCCGATTATGCTGATGGCACTTGATCTGCCGCTGCCGAAGAAGGTATTTGGCCATGGCTGGCTGCTGATGAAGGGCGGCAAAATGTCCAAGTCGAAAGGCAATGTCGTTGATCCGAACGTACTTATTGATCGTTATGGTCTTGATGCTACACGTTACTATTTGCTTCGCGAGGTGCCGTTCGGCGCTGATGGTTCGTTCACCCCAGAGAGCTTCGTACAACGTGTAAACTCTGATCTGGCTAACGATCTAGGCAATTTGCTGAACCGTACCGTGGCGATGGTAGGCAAGTATTTTGAAGGCATCGTACCTGCCTATCGTCCAAATGTAACAGCATATGATGCGGATCTGGCCGACATGGCGCTGCGCACTGTAGAGAAGGTAGAGGAAGTGATGGAGAACTTGGAATTCTCTGTTGCTTTGACTGCGATTAGCGCATTTATTAGCCGTACGAACAAATATATCGACGAGACGCAGCCATGGACGCTTGCCAAGGATGAAGCCAAGCGCGATGAGCTTGCTTCTGTAATGGTGAATCTGGTGGAATCGCTGCGGATCATTTCAATTCTGTTGCAACCATTCCTGACGAAGGCCCCAGCGAAAATTTGGGAGCAATTAGGCATCACACCAGGAGAATTGACAGCATGGGATAGCGCCAAGAGCTTTGGCTTGATTCCAGCAGGTACAACAATGGGCAAGGGTGAGCCTATCTTCCCACGTCTCGAAGTGGAGAAGGAGATTGAGTTTATCGATAACTCGATGACTGGAGGCGTATCCGCTGCTGCGGAAGCTGCACCTGATTCCAGCAAACCGGTAGTGGAACAGCCGGAATTGAAGGAAGAGATCGGCATTGATGATTTCGCTAAGGTAGAGCTGAGAGTAGCTGAGGTGCTTGCCTGTGAGCCGGTGCCAAAAGCCGATAAGCTTCTGAAGCTGCAACTTGATCTTGGCTTCGAGCAACGTCAGGTCGTATCGGGGATCGCCAAGTTCTATAAACCGGAGGAGCTTGTAGGGCGCAAGGTGATTTGTGTGACGAACCTGAAGCCGGTGAAGCTGCGCGGTGAACTGTCACAGGGCATGATTCTCGCTGCATCGCAAGGGGATCAGTTGACACTGGCAACCGTACCTGAATCGATGCCTAACGGAGCTGTCGTGAAGTAA
- a CDS encoding metal ABC transporter substrate-binding protein: MVLTRRKLGTAGLILLMLIFMVILSGCGKKSNAEIVPGKVNVVTSFYPIYEFAKEIGGDEANVTNLLPTGVEPHDWTPRSKEILNTSKAQLFLYHGAGLEGWVPNFLKGLGSDAVVKPVEVSQGVSLITAEGDDGHHHGEEEAERDHHNEGSEAEAESSHHIDPHTWVSPKSAKIIAENIKNSFIEVDPDHQADYESRYAELAKKLDDLDAKFSTELAGTNKKEIVVSHQAFGYLCRDYGLTQHAIMGLSPDAEPRAQDIVALSKTVKEEGIQYIFFEELVSDRLAKTLANEAGVKTLVLNPVEGLTKEQEKNGENYFTLMEKNLQNLLLALQ, translated from the coding sequence ATGGTTTTGACAAGACGTAAGTTAGGGACTGCAGGATTAATCCTGCTCATGTTAATATTTATGGTTATCTTATCGGGCTGCGGCAAGAAGAGCAATGCTGAAATCGTTCCAGGTAAGGTAAATGTAGTTACAAGCTTCTATCCTATCTATGAATTTGCCAAGGAGATTGGCGGGGATGAAGCCAATGTGACTAATTTGCTGCCAACAGGGGTCGAGCCACATGATTGGACACCGCGCAGCAAAGAGATTCTGAACACGTCGAAGGCGCAGTTATTCCTGTATCATGGTGCCGGGCTGGAGGGCTGGGTACCGAACTTCCTGAAGGGGCTTGGCAGCGATGCTGTTGTGAAGCCGGTGGAGGTTAGCCAAGGCGTGTCCCTAATTACCGCGGAAGGTGATGATGGACATCACCATGGAGAAGAAGAGGCTGAGCGCGACCATCATAATGAAGGAAGCGAAGCTGAAGCAGAGAGCAGCCATCATATCGATCCTCATACTTGGGTCAGTCCGAAATCCGCTAAGATTATCGCAGAAAACATTAAAAATAGCTTCATCGAAGTCGATCCGGATCACCAAGCGGATTACGAGAGCAGATATGCGGAACTTGCAAAAAAATTGGATGATCTCGATGCGAAATTCTCCACTGAGCTTGCAGGCACGAACAAGAAAGAAATCGTTGTATCCCACCAAGCTTTCGGTTACCTATGCCGTGATTATGGCTTGACACAGCATGCAATTATGGGGTTATCACCCGATGCTGAGCCAAGAGCGCAGGATATCGTTGCTTTATCGAAGACGGTGAAGGAGGAAGGAATCCAATATATTTTCTTCGAAGAACTGGTATCTGACAGATTAGCGAAGACATTGGCTAATGAGGCTGGTGTTAAGACACTAGTGCTGAATCCTGTTGAAGGATTGACGAAAGAGCAAGAGAAGAACGGAGAGAATTATTTTACCTTGATGGAGAAGAACTTGCAAAATCTGCTGCTCGCTCTACAATAA
- a CDS encoding metal ABC transporter ATP-binding protein → MKPEISVPREYCHDNVIELDHISFAYQNQKVISDFSFVVKERDFVGLIGSNGAGKTTLMRMMVGLLQPNSGEIKLFGQPIRQFRDWERVGYVPQKNSFNPLFPATVREVVLSGLYSNKKLFRRIGAAEQKKCNDALEVMKISDLANKRIGQLSGGQQQRVFLARAMINHPDLLVLDEPTVGIDAQTQADFFELICHLHAHHQMTFLMVSHDLDFIHGYMGVEPRAHCGAIGLYVRHSHDPECVIPDLQHSLL, encoded by the coding sequence ATGAAACCAGAAATATCAGTGCCACGAGAATACTGTCATGATAATGTCATTGAACTTGATCATATCTCATTTGCTTATCAAAACCAGAAGGTCATTTCCGATTTCAGCTTTGTTGTCAAAGAACGGGATTTTGTTGGTCTAATCGGCTCGAATGGCGCGGGCAAGACAACTTTAATGCGCATGATGGTAGGTCTCCTACAGCCTAATTCGGGCGAGATCAAGCTGTTTGGTCAGCCGATTCGCCAGTTCCGAGATTGGGAGCGGGTCGGTTACGTGCCACAGAAGAACTCTTTTAACCCATTGTTCCCGGCAACGGTACGCGAGGTTGTGTTATCGGGGCTTTATAGCAATAAGAAATTGTTCCGCCGCATTGGGGCGGCGGAGCAGAAGAAATGTAATGACGCGCTTGAAGTCATGAAGATTAGCGATCTAGCAAATAAGCGGATTGGACAGCTGTCCGGCGGGCAGCAACAGCGCGTCTTTCTGGCCAGAGCGATGATTAATCATCCCGATTTGCTCGTACTGGATGAGCCTACGGTCGGCATCGATGCCCAGACGCAAGCTGATTTCTTTGAATTGATTTGCCATTTGCACGCACATCACCAGATGACTTTTTTGATGGTATCTCATGATCTTGATTTTATTCACGGATACATGGGCGTTGAACCGCGGGCTCACTGTGGAGCTATTGGTCTCTATGTCCGCCATTCCCATGATCCTGAATGTGTGATACCTGATTTGCAGCATTCCTTATTATAA
- a CDS encoding metal ABC transporter permease, with protein sequence MEILTADFFLRALTGGLLIGLTAPLIGIFLVLRRLSMIGDTLAHVTIAGVALGFLIEVYPMGVGLLFAVVASFAIEKLRKAYKGYAELSIAIIMSGGVALASLFFTLGMGYNTDVNSYLFGSIYTLDQVDLYVVGVVTLIVIITIFLLFKEYFLLTFEEDAASVSGLPVKVLNMLLTVLTALVISTAIKIVGALLVSALLTIPAATSLLIARSFKQSVVFSVVISEIAVVVGLVIAGIWNLAPGATIVLFLIAMLILTIMGKRGLSA encoded by the coding sequence TTGGAAATATTAACTGCGGATTTCTTTCTAAGAGCGCTGACAGGCGGGCTGCTGATCGGTCTTACCGCCCCCCTGATCGGCATTTTTCTTGTCTTGCGAAGATTGTCCATGATTGGTGATACCCTAGCCCATGTGACGATAGCGGGCGTTGCGCTCGGATTCCTGATTGAGGTGTATCCGATGGGAGTTGGTCTTCTCTTCGCCGTTGTTGCGTCATTTGCGATTGAGAAGCTACGTAAAGCCTATAAGGGCTATGCGGAGTTGTCCATTGCCATTATCATGTCTGGGGGCGTAGCACTAGCCTCATTGTTCTTTACCCTTGGAATGGGTTACAATACAGATGTTAACAGTTATTTATTCGGCAGTATTTATACACTCGATCAAGTTGATTTATATGTCGTTGGTGTAGTTACTCTGATCGTCATTATCACTATATTCCTTCTATTTAAAGAATACTTCCTGTTAACATTTGAAGAGGATGCAGCATCTGTCAGCGGATTGCCTGTTAAAGTCCTGAATATGCTACTTACTGTGCTTACTGCCCTTGTAATTAGTACTGCGATCAAGATTGTTGGAGCATTGCTTGTCTCCGCTTTGCTTACGATCCCAGCTGCGACAAGTCTACTGATTGCCAGAAGCTTCAAACAATCGGTTGTGTTCTCAGTGGTCATCTCTGAGATTGCCGTCGTCGTTGGCCTCGTCATCGCGGGAATCTGGAATCTGGCTCCAGGCGCAACGATTGTATTGTTCCTGATTGCTATGTTGATCCTGACGATTATGGGTAAGCGTGGCTTATCTGCTTGA
- a CDS encoding cytochrome c biogenesis CcdA family protein produces MTDIHLGVAFAAGVASFISPCCLPLYPSYLSYITGMSVQTLRTEQNRRDVRFRTLTHTLAFILGFSVVFYTLGFGAGLFGEFFNQYRDLIRQLSAVLIIAMGLFLLGIFQPQFLLKERKMDLKLNKAGYIGSFIFGIGFSAGWSPCVGPILAAIIAMAVSEPGAWLGMITAYTLGFALPFFILAFFIGQTRWIVRYSAVVMKVGGALMLLMGVLLFTNKMTQITIWLQSITPEWLKF; encoded by the coding sequence ATGACCGATATTCATTTAGGAGTCGCCTTTGCGGCAGGAGTGGCCTCTTTCATATCTCCTTGCTGCTTGCCACTGTACCCATCTTACTTGTCCTATATTACGGGCATGTCAGTGCAGACCTTGAGGACAGAACAGAATCGCAGAGATGTCCGGTTCCGGACATTAACGCATACACTGGCCTTTATCCTCGGTTTTTCGGTTGTGTTCTATACCCTTGGCTTTGGGGCTGGGTTGTTCGGCGAGTTTTTTAATCAATATCGCGATTTGATTCGCCAACTCTCCGCTGTGCTAATTATTGCGATGGGCTTGTTTCTGCTAGGGATCTTTCAACCGCAATTTCTATTAAAAGAGCGCAAAATGGATTTGAAGCTAAACAAGGCGGGATACATAGGTTCTTTCATATTTGGTATCGGCTTCTCGGCGGGGTGGTCGCCTTGCGTTGGTCCTATTCTAGCAGCAATTATCGCTATGGCTGTTAGTGAACCAGGTGCTTGGTTAGGTATGATCACGGCTTATACACTGGGGTTTGCTCTACCGTTCTTCATATTAGCCTTCTTCATCGGACAGACACGTTGGATTGTACGTTATTCTGCGGTCGTGATGAAGGTCGGCGGTGCTCTCATGTTGTTGATGGGTGTACTCCTATTCACAAATAAAATGACGCAGATTACCATTTGGCTGCAGTCTATTACTCCGGAATGGCTCAAATTCTAA
- the mntR gene encoding transcriptional regulator MntR: MPTPSMEDYLERIYKLIDEKGYARVSDIAEGLEVHPSSVTKMIQKLDKDEYLIYEKYRGLVLTNKGKKVGKRLVDRHQLLEEFLELIGVDDSNIYKDVEGIEHHLSWDSITCIASLVEYFKRDESKIRELREVHQELLGES, encoded by the coding sequence ATGCCAACGCCGAGTATGGAGGATTATTTGGAGCGTATCTATAAGCTCATTGATGAGAAAGGATATGCACGGGTTTCCGATATCGCGGAAGGTTTGGAGGTACATCCTTCATCCGTAACGAAGATGATACAGAAACTGGATAAAGACGAATATTTAATTTATGAGAAATATCGTGGTCTGGTATTGACGAATAAAGGCAAGAAAGTAGGAAAGCGCCTCGTTGATCGTCACCAACTGCTTGAAGAGTTCCTCGAATTGATTGGAGTTGATGATAGCAACATCTATAAGGATGTTGAAGGAATCGAGCATCATCTAAGCTGGGACTCTATCACCTGCATCGCTTCACTCGTAGAATATTTCAAACGGGATGAGTCCAAGATCCGTGAACTGCGTGAAGTTCATCAAGAGCTTCTGGGCGAATCGTAA
- a CDS encoding family 10 glycosylhydrolase encodes MKLRTWFIPLLILLIAWPFAGTARTEAASASVIQIYLNGDLLPSDTAPYLKPKVNVTMVPLRVISEGLGASVLWSQATKTATIQKNGNNLVLITGHNVAEVNGSSVALDVSVENIRGRTMVPIRFVSEQLGLDVVWNQSLKTISLTSKDGDPQLPGEEGQNPQPPVNPPQVSNELRGAWVSTVYNLDWPSSTSAGKAESQKQEYVKLLDDLQGMGINAVFVQVRPSGDAFYPSDLVPWSTYLTGVSGKDPDYDPLQFMIDETHRRGMEFHAWFNPFRASVDTNTAKLANNHVANSHPEWIVKFANKLYINPGIPDAREHVIDAIMEVVNRYDIDGVHLDDYFYPTGETKTSYFNDDSTYKQYNSKQLNNKGDWRRDNINEFVNDLGRSIHQVKPNVSYGISPFGVWRNKSTDPTGSDTKAGITAYDSTYADVRAWIQNGWVDYVAPQIYWSMSFNVAKYDTLVDWWAKEVAGSRVKLYIGHAPYKLGTSEAGWSSAQEIINQLTYNRSVPEVSGSIFFSAKELRKNPLGLIPLLQSYYSL; translated from the coding sequence ATGAAATTACGAACATGGTTTATTCCGCTACTCATTCTACTCATCGCCTGGCCGTTTGCTGGTACGGCACGGACGGAAGCAGCATCAGCCAGCGTGATTCAGATCTATCTGAATGGTGATCTACTCCCAAGCGATACTGCACCTTATTTAAAGCCTAAAGTGAATGTCACCATGGTCCCGCTTCGCGTCATTAGCGAAGGCCTGGGAGCTAGCGTGCTTTGGTCACAGGCCACGAAGACGGCGACGATTCAGAAGAACGGCAACAATTTGGTGCTGATCACTGGCCACAATGTTGCCGAGGTAAATGGAAGCTCGGTAGCGCTCGACGTATCGGTTGAGAATATACGAGGTCGCACCATGGTACCGATTCGCTTCGTCAGTGAGCAGCTTGGACTCGATGTAGTCTGGAATCAATCATTGAAGACGATATCGCTGACTTCTAAGGATGGAGACCCTCAGCTGCCGGGAGAGGAAGGACAGAACCCACAGCCGCCTGTGAATCCGCCACAGGTAAGTAACGAGCTTCGCGGAGCATGGGTCTCCACGGTGTATAATCTGGATTGGCCAAGCAGTACTTCTGCTGGAAAGGCAGAATCGCAGAAGCAGGAATACGTGAAGCTGCTTGATGATCTGCAAGGAATGGGAATCAATGCCGTATTCGTTCAGGTACGGCCTTCCGGAGACGCGTTCTATCCTTCGGACCTCGTGCCGTGGAGTACTTATCTAACAGGGGTCTCCGGCAAAGATCCTGATTATGATCCGCTTCAGTTTATGATTGACGAGACTCATCGCCGCGGAATGGAATTCCACGCCTGGTTCAACCCGTTCCGAGCTAGTGTGGATACCAATACAGCCAAGCTGGCGAACAATCATGTAGCTAACAGTCATCCAGAATGGATTGTGAAATTCGCAAATAAGCTGTATATCAATCCGGGTATACCAGATGCTCGTGAACATGTAATTGATGCGATCATGGAAGTAGTGAACCGTTACGATATTGACGGAGTCCATCTAGATGATTACTTCTATCCGACAGGGGAGACGAAGACGAGCTATTTCAATGATGACAGCACTTATAAACAGTACAATTCCAAGCAGTTGAACAATAAGGGAGACTGGCGGCGCGATAATATTAACGAGTTCGTGAACGATTTGGGCAGAAGTATTCATCAGGTGAAGCCAAATGTATCCTATGGTATCAGTCCTTTTGGAGTCTGGCGTAATAAGAGTACAGACCCGACCGGATCAGATACGAAGGCTGGCATCACCGCTTATGATAGTACGTATGCGGATGTAAGAGCCTGGATACAGAATGGTTGGGTTGATTATGTAGCCCCGCAAATTTATTGGAGTATGAGCTTCAATGTCGCGAAGTACGATACTTTGGTTGATTGGTGGGCGAAGGAGGTTGCAGGCAGCCGCGTCAAGCTATATATCGGCCATGCTCCTTATAAGCTGGGAACCTCCGAAGCAGGTTGGAGCAGCGCCCAGGAAATTATCAATCAGCTGACATACAATCGTAGCGTACCAGAAGTTAGCGGTAGCATCTTCTTCAGCGCCAAGGAACTGAGAAAGAATCCATTAGGACTTATACCTCTTCTGCAATCATATTATAGCTTATAA
- a CDS encoding patatin-like phospholipase family protein: protein MLINGVFEGGGVRGISLAGAVRAAELHGGKFHKVAGTSAGSIVASLIAAGYDADEMKDIIMTTSFSKFLKRAPIFNIALIGPALRVLLKKGLYSGEALEEWIRQILLKKGVRTFSDLEKGRLRIIASDITSGRILILPDDLEKLGIKPGGFEVARAVRMSCSIPYFFDPVLLRLPPKEAKGKTFAEQFLHIVDGGLLSNFPLWLFDRETPRGGEKRIPTVGFQMVGKNSNQPHLIRGPFSMLEAMVATMLSAHDERYIEQTNRYRTIKIPTLGIGTTQFDITQEESLLLYESGLRSGERFFKDWNDQYYEAQFKKYQQAR, encoded by the coding sequence ATGCTGATAAACGGTGTATTTGAAGGAGGAGGCGTTAGGGGCATCTCGCTTGCAGGGGCAGTCCGGGCAGCAGAGCTCCATGGCGGGAAATTCCATAAAGTTGCAGGAACATCGGCAGGCTCTATTGTAGCTTCCTTGATTGCGGCAGGCTATGATGCTGATGAGATGAAGGATATTATTATGACGACGTCGTTCAGCAAATTTTTGAAGCGGGCGCCTATTTTTAATATTGCGCTGATTGGGCCTGCATTGAGAGTTCTATTGAAAAAGGGTCTATACTCAGGCGAAGCCCTAGAGGAATGGATCAGGCAAATATTGCTTAAAAAAGGGGTACGGACATTTAGCGATCTGGAGAAGGGACGGCTGAGAATTATCGCTTCGGATATTACCAGTGGTAGAATTCTGATTCTGCCGGATGATCTGGAGAAGCTCGGCATTAAGCCGGGCGGGTTTGAAGTAGCGCGTGCCGTGAGGATGAGCTGTAGTATCCCCTATTTCTTTGATCCTGTCTTGCTTAGATTGCCTCCTAAGGAAGCGAAGGGCAAGACGTTTGCGGAGCAATTTCTGCATATCGTCGATGGCGGTCTGCTGAGTAATTTCCCACTATGGCTGTTCGATCGCGAGACCCCTAGGGGTGGGGAGAAGAGAATTCCGACGGTCGGCTTCCAGATGGTCGGCAAGAACAGCAATCAGCCTCATCTTATCCGTGGCCCGTTCTCCATGCTGGAGGCTATGGTGGCTACGATGCTGTCGGCTCATGATGAGCGGTATATCGAGCAGACCAACCGTTATCGGACCATCAAGATACCTACCCTTGGCATTGGCACTACTCAATTCGATATTACTCAAGAAGAAAGCCTGCTGCTTTATGAATCCGGACTCAGATCCGGGGAGCGCTTCTTCAAAGATTGGAATGACCAATATTATGAAGCGCAATTCAAAAAGTATCAGCAGGC